A genomic region of Methanobacterium sp. SMA-27 contains the following coding sequences:
- a CDS encoding type 1 glutamine amidotransferase family protein, whose amino-acid sequence MKVYIYVLNSLADWEISYLTAELNSGRYLDKKRPPVELIKIGNTTEPIKTMGGIIITPDESIDNIKFKEDDLLILPGADTWMQEENKKIIDIVLGIIDKKVIIAAICGATVALANEGLLNNRNHTSNDIEFLKLFCSKYGGENFYLNQPAVTDDNLITASGIAPLEFSYEVLKRINVMKVETLEAWYQLYKTKDSKYFYALMESMG is encoded by the coding sequence ATGAAAGTGTATATATACGTATTAAATTCATTAGCAGATTGGGAAATCAGCTATTTAACCGCGGAACTGAACAGTGGCAGATATTTGGATAAAAAAAGACCTCCTGTAGAGCTTATAAAAATTGGGAATACTACTGAACCTATAAAAACAATGGGAGGTATTATAATTACTCCAGATGAGAGTATTGATAATATCAAGTTTAAGGAAGATGATTTACTTATTTTACCTGGAGCAGATACATGGATGCAAGAGGAAAATAAAAAAATAATAGATATTGTTTTAGGTATTATAGATAAAAAAGTAATTATTGCAGCAATTTGCGGAGCCACAGTTGCCCTAGCAAATGAAGGATTATTAAACAATAGAAATCATACCAGTAATGACATTGAATTTTTAAAATTGTTTTGTTCTAAATACGGTGGAGAGAATTTTTATTTGAATCAACCAGCAGTTACAGATGATAATCTAATAACTGCTAGTGGTATTGCACCATTAGAGTTTTCATATGAAGTATTAAAAAGAATAAATGTAATGAAAGTTGAAACATTGGAAGCATGGTATCAATTATATAAAACTAAGGATTCAAAGTACTTCTATGCCCTAATGGAATCCATGGGATAA